In Gossypium arboreum isolate Shixiya-1 chromosome 6, ASM2569848v2, whole genome shotgun sequence, the following are encoded in one genomic region:
- the LOC108486796 gene encoding geranylgeranyl transferase type-2 subunit alpha 1-like isoform X1, producing the protein MHGRPRKAPKPEDEAASSAKAQKLRAVQTQFFSFHHNKIYTKEAVELSAKLLEINPESYTAWNYRKLAVEHYLNLPDCNPDSIKSVLDDELRVVENALRQNFKSYGAWHHRKWVLSKGHSSIDNELRLLDKFQKADSRNFHAWNYRRYVAESMKRSEQDELKYTEDMIYTNFSNYSAWHNRSILLSALFEKKAGGFLLKEKVLPEEYEFIHQAIFTDPDDQSGWFYHLWLLDQTVTTDSPLLASSWPGHGSDVLLVGDRCYNGSAFSPFSALHSDSGSFPIVLYFNQPVGGVNSSTVTVECGFNKNEDLFWKPLSASNSQTARVWVAHLKVPSSDLHSTVEVSVGHSKGIISTRGFVYSHPSMFSFKVHVQPMERDSSQVSVAENISLREENFKVYGTQSEESIIDSFDQLIIKNGHETTASNWRFEALAKEIECFRELLSLVDCKIGKLTLARLLKAYDAMSYPFANKLVHSEEVLELYSDLMKLDPTHYQFYKDEHSIVLLQKVTSSKESLLQHCFQYKDSASSAICDPICLRLNNLSLSRMGAFEKLLWVQMLDLSHNELQSIEGLEAMQLLSCLSLRNNKLRSLTALEPLRKLKSLRILDISYNQIGNQSIDTTRYVCSSPLSHSVGSELNRDETVTSDVALINNWEAFFIFKDFNLNQLDIVGNTIADEKFKSVLVKIMPKLKQLDGKLLD; encoded by the exons ATGCACGGCCGGCCCCGAAAAGCACCGAAACCTGAAGATGAAGCGGCTTCGTCTGCCAAAGCCCAGAAGCTACGCGCTGTCCAAACTCAGTTCTTCTCCTTTCACCATAATAAAAT TTACACCAAAGAGGCGGTTGAACTTAGTGCCAAGCTTCTTGAGATCAATCCTGAATCGTACACCGCTTGGAACTATAGGAAACTCGCTGTTGAGCACTATCTGAATCTGCCCGATTGTAATCCTGACTCGATCAAGTCTGTTCTAGATGATGAACTCAGAGTG GTCGAGAACGCATTGAGGCAAAATTTTAAGTCATATGGAGCATGGCATCATCGAAAATGGGTTCTCAGCAAGGGCCATTCATCGATCGATAATGAGCTGAGATTGCTGGACAAGTTCCAGAAGGCTGATTCTCGTAATTTCCATGCATGGAATTATAGGAG aTATGTTGCAGAGTCAATGAAGAGATCAGAACAGGATGAATTGAAATATACTGAGGATATGATTTACACAAATTTTAGCAACTACTCTGCATGGCATAATCGAAG CATATTGTTGTCTGCTTTATTTGAGAAAAAGGCTGGAGGATTTCTCTTGAAAGAGAAGGTCTTGCCAGAGGAATACGAATTCATACACCAAGCCATATTTACAGACCCTGATGATCAAAGTGGATGGTTTTATCATCTTTGGCTACTAGACCAAACAGTTACAACTGACTCTCCTCTCCTTGCTTCGTCTTGGCCTGGTCATGGTTCTGATGTCCTTCTAGTGGGAGATAGATGCTATAATGGTTCtgcattttctccattttcagcTTTGCATTCTGATTCAGGGTCATTTCCCATTGTTCTTTATTTTAATCAACCTGTTGGGGGTGTAAACTCATCTACAGTTACTGTTGAATGTGGATTTAATAAAAATGAAGATCTTTTTTGGAAACCACTTTCTGCAAGTAACTCACAAACTGCACGAGTTTGGGTTGCACATTTAAAAGTTCCATCTTCAGATCTTCATTCTACAGTTGAAGTTAGTGTTGGACATTCTAAGGGAATCATTTCAACAAGAGGGTTTGTATATAGCCATCCTTCAATGTTCTCATTTAAAGTACATGTACAGCCTATGGAAAGAGATTCCTCTCAAGTTTCAGTTGCAGAAAATATTTCATTGAGAGAAGaaaattttaaggtctatggaaCACAATCGGAGGAATCAATTATTGACTCTTTTGATCAATTAATTATCAAGAATGGTCATGAAACAACTGCATCTAACTGGCGTTTTGAGGCTTTAGCTAAAGAGATTGAATGCTTCCGTGAACTGTTATCGTTGGTGGACTG TAAAATTGGAAAGCTTACACTTGCTAGATTACTGAAGGCTTATGATGCAATGTCATATCCGTTCGCTAACAAACTGGTGCATTCAGAAGAAGTTCTTGAGCTGTATAGTGATTTGATGAAATTGGATCCAACACATTACCAGTTCTACAAGGATGAACATAGCATTGTCTTGCTACAGAAG GTGACATCTAGTAAAGAGTCTTTACTTCAACATTGCTTTCAGTATAAGGACTCGGCTTCATCAGCTATATGTGACCCTATCTGTCTCCGGCTGAATAACTTATCACTGTCACGGATGGGAGCTTTTGAGAAATTATTGTGGGTCCAAATGTTAGATCTCAGCCACAATGAACTACAATCAATTGAAG GGTTGGAAGCTATGCAGCTTCTCTCTTGTTTGAGTTTGAGAAACAATAAACTGAGAAGTTTAACTGCTCTGGAGCCTTTGAGAAAGCTCAAGTCATTAAGAATACTGGATATTTCATACAACCAGATTGGGAATCAATCTATTGACACAACAAGGTACGTGTGCTCTTCTCCTTTGTCTCATTCAGTTGGAAGTGAATTGAACAGGGATGAAACCGTGACCAGCGATGTTGCTCTTATTAACAATTGGGaggctttttttatttttaaagactTCAACTTGAATCAATTAGATATAGTGGGGAACACAATTGCTGATGAAAAGTTTAAGTCAGTTCTGGTTAAGATTATGCCTAAACTTAAGCAACTAGATGGCAAACTCTTAGATTGA
- the LOC108486796 gene encoding geranylgeranyl transferase type-2 subunit alpha 1-like isoform X2: protein MHGRPRKAPKPEDEAASSAKAQKLRAVQTQFFSFHHNKIYTKEAVELSAKLLEINPESYTAWNYRKLAVEHYLNLPDCNPDSIKSVLDDELRVVENALRQNFKSYGAWHHRKWVLSKGHSSIDNELRLLDKFQKADSRNFHAWNYRRYVAESMKRSEQDELKYTEDMIYTNFSNYSAWHNRSILLSALFEKKAGGFLLKEKVLPEEYEFIHQAIFTDPDDQSGWFYHLWLLDQTVTTDSPLLASSWPGHGSDVLLVGDRCYNGSAFSPFSALHSDSGSFPIVLYFNQPVGGVNSSTVTVECGFNKNEDLFWKPLSASNSQTARVWVAHLKVPSSDLHSTVEVSVGHSKGIISTRGFVYSHPSMFSFKVHVQPMERDSSQVSVAENISLREENFKVYGTQSEESIIDSFDQLIIKNGHETTASNWRFEALAKEIECFRELLSLVDCKIGKLTLARLLKAYDAMSYPFANKLVHSEEVLELYSDLMKLDPTHYQFYKDEHSIVLLQKVTSSKESLLQHCFQYKDSASSAICDPICLRLNNLSLSRMGAFEKLLWVQMLDLSHNELQSIEGLEAMQLLSCLSLRNNKLRSLTALEPLRKLKSLRILDISYNQIGNQSIDTTRFGSRPKVRIKKVTIFWTFVFGCFNVMVRTFL from the exons ATGCACGGCCGGCCCCGAAAAGCACCGAAACCTGAAGATGAAGCGGCTTCGTCTGCCAAAGCCCAGAAGCTACGCGCTGTCCAAACTCAGTTCTTCTCCTTTCACCATAATAAAAT TTACACCAAAGAGGCGGTTGAACTTAGTGCCAAGCTTCTTGAGATCAATCCTGAATCGTACACCGCTTGGAACTATAGGAAACTCGCTGTTGAGCACTATCTGAATCTGCCCGATTGTAATCCTGACTCGATCAAGTCTGTTCTAGATGATGAACTCAGAGTG GTCGAGAACGCATTGAGGCAAAATTTTAAGTCATATGGAGCATGGCATCATCGAAAATGGGTTCTCAGCAAGGGCCATTCATCGATCGATAATGAGCTGAGATTGCTGGACAAGTTCCAGAAGGCTGATTCTCGTAATTTCCATGCATGGAATTATAGGAG aTATGTTGCAGAGTCAATGAAGAGATCAGAACAGGATGAATTGAAATATACTGAGGATATGATTTACACAAATTTTAGCAACTACTCTGCATGGCATAATCGAAG CATATTGTTGTCTGCTTTATTTGAGAAAAAGGCTGGAGGATTTCTCTTGAAAGAGAAGGTCTTGCCAGAGGAATACGAATTCATACACCAAGCCATATTTACAGACCCTGATGATCAAAGTGGATGGTTTTATCATCTTTGGCTACTAGACCAAACAGTTACAACTGACTCTCCTCTCCTTGCTTCGTCTTGGCCTGGTCATGGTTCTGATGTCCTTCTAGTGGGAGATAGATGCTATAATGGTTCtgcattttctccattttcagcTTTGCATTCTGATTCAGGGTCATTTCCCATTGTTCTTTATTTTAATCAACCTGTTGGGGGTGTAAACTCATCTACAGTTACTGTTGAATGTGGATTTAATAAAAATGAAGATCTTTTTTGGAAACCACTTTCTGCAAGTAACTCACAAACTGCACGAGTTTGGGTTGCACATTTAAAAGTTCCATCTTCAGATCTTCATTCTACAGTTGAAGTTAGTGTTGGACATTCTAAGGGAATCATTTCAACAAGAGGGTTTGTATATAGCCATCCTTCAATGTTCTCATTTAAAGTACATGTACAGCCTATGGAAAGAGATTCCTCTCAAGTTTCAGTTGCAGAAAATATTTCATTGAGAGAAGaaaattttaaggtctatggaaCACAATCGGAGGAATCAATTATTGACTCTTTTGATCAATTAATTATCAAGAATGGTCATGAAACAACTGCATCTAACTGGCGTTTTGAGGCTTTAGCTAAAGAGATTGAATGCTTCCGTGAACTGTTATCGTTGGTGGACTG TAAAATTGGAAAGCTTACACTTGCTAGATTACTGAAGGCTTATGATGCAATGTCATATCCGTTCGCTAACAAACTGGTGCATTCAGAAGAAGTTCTTGAGCTGTATAGTGATTTGATGAAATTGGATCCAACACATTACCAGTTCTACAAGGATGAACATAGCATTGTCTTGCTACAGAAG GTGACATCTAGTAAAGAGTCTTTACTTCAACATTGCTTTCAGTATAAGGACTCGGCTTCATCAGCTATATGTGACCCTATCTGTCTCCGGCTGAATAACTTATCACTGTCACGGATGGGAGCTTTTGAGAAATTATTGTGGGTCCAAATGTTAGATCTCAGCCACAATGAACTACAATCAATTGAAG GGTTGGAAGCTATGCAGCTTCTCTCTTGTTTGAGTTTGAGAAACAATAAACTGAGAAGTTTAACTGCTCTGGAGCCTTTGAGAAAGCTCAAGTCATTAAGAATACTGGATATTTCATACAACCAGATTGGGAATCAATCTATTGACACAACAAG GTTCGGGTCTAGACCCAAAGTGAGAATAAAAAAAGTTACAATCTTTTGGACTTTTGTTTTTGGCTGTTTTAATGTCATGGTTAGAACATTTCTTTAA
- the LOC108486194 gene encoding serine/threonine-protein kinase CTR1-like isoform X2, whose product MPHRTTYFFPRQFPDRGVETSTKQLLDHEKKVDKETSAVAATTAVSENDRSKSISRAAAQKEFAVEAVKPDYSPLSDLFTDEKLQAKKQQLAAFRDLLFKKKTTTERSRYVKPSITDYHHEDRELLLPPEPAPTPPPPVPETTVVVDDLSVDRNFDGQVSLPRFSSGSSYEGSLFSGTTLDGNLSSEVKDTWTKDSSPAAVPATGEVQEPGSEEKKDSLALKSKESYYLQIMLARRLTSQASLLSEPLLLQEFRGPGATDAETVSYRLWVSGCLSYSDKISDGFYSILGMNPYLWVMCNEFEEGRRLPPLMSLKAIEPNETSMEVVLVDKRGDNRLKELEDKAQELYCASENTLVLVEKLGKLVAIYMGGTFPVEQGDLHNRWKLVSTRLKDFHKCIVLPIGSLSIGLCRHRAILFKKLADYIGLPCRIAKGCKYCAADHRSSCLVKIEDDRQSSREYVVDLVGEPGNLHGPDSSINGGFLSSMPSPFQISHLKEFQQPYMDNSSYCQIIDSKSSSSHYRNPLHSGGFEKSQQLKDNGLLGNQKPSIHAATDRDSFGKGMPLETAAGSTMNSRHCRDKVAKEQTLKEEIGVSGSPVVKSEKQLKVNLPSQSDLEEIGAELDNQGRFSTVSIPRYLHLEPSLAMDWLEISWDELRIKERVGAGSFGTVHRAEWHGSDVAVKVLTVQDFHDDQLKEFLREVAIMKRVRHPNVVLFMGAVTKRPHLSIVTEYLPRGSLYRLIHRPSAGETLDQRRRLRMALDVAKGINYLHCLNPPIVHWDLKSPNLLVDKNWTVKPEWMAPEFLRGEPSNEKSDVYSFGVILWELITMQQPWNGLSPAQVVGAVAFQNRKLAIPPNTSPKLVSLMESCWADDPAQRPSFGNIVIALKKLLKSPL is encoded by the exons ATGCCTCATCGAACGACTTACTTCTTCCCTAGGCAATTTCCCGATCGTGGGGTCGAAACATCTACGAAACAGCTATTGGATCACGAGAAAAAGGTCGATAAAGAAACATCAGCCGTAGCTGCTACAACAGCGGTTAGTGAAAATGACCGGAGCAAGTCGATCTCAAGGGCGGCTGCTCAGAAAGAGTTTGCGGTGGAAGCTGTTAAGCCTGATTACTCGCCGTTGTCGGATCTTTTCACCGACGAGAAGCTTCAAGCTAAGAAACAACAGCTCGCTGCTTTCCGCGATTTGTTATTCAAGAAAAAAACTACTACTGAGAGATCACGTTACGTGAAACCATCGATTACTGATTATCATCATGAAGATCGCGAGTTGTTGTTACCTCCAGAGCCAGCTCCGACGCCTCCTCCTCCCGTGCCGGAAACCACCGTCGTTGTTGATGACCTTAGTGTTGACCGAAACTTTGACGGCCAGGTATCACTGCCGAGGTTCTCGAGTGGTAGCAGTTATGAAGGGAGCTTGTTTTCTGGGACGACATTGGATGGTAACTTGTCAAGTGAGGTTAAAGATACATGGACTAAGGACTCATCTCCAGCGGCTGTGCCGGCGACAGGGGAAGTACAGGAACCGGGGTCGGAGGAGAAAAAAGATAGCTTAGCTCTCAAGTCAAAGGAGAGTTACTATTTGCAGATTATGCTAGCTAGAAGGCTTACTTCTCAAGCAAGTCTCCTCAGCGAACCCTTGCTTTTACAAGAGTTTCGCGGACCTGGTGCCACCGATGCAGAAACTGTTTCTTATCGTCTATGG GTTAGTGGGTGTTTATCATATAGTGATAAGATTTCAGATGGTTTTTATAGTATTCTTGGAATGAATCCATATCTATGGGTGATGTGTAATGAGTTTGAAGAAGGAAGACGCTTACCACCTTTAATGTCTCTTAAAGCAATTGAACCCAACGAGACATCTATGGAGGTTGTTCTTGTTGATAAACGCGGGGATAACCGTCTCAAAGAACTCGAAGATAAAGCACAAGAGTTATATTGTGCTTCAGAAAATACCTTAGTGTTGGTCGAGAAGCTTGGAAAACTTGTTGCTATATACATGGG GGGAACTTTTCCGGTGGAGCAAGGGGATCTTCACAACCGCTGGAAATTGGTCAGTACGAGATTGAAGGATTTTCATAAGTGTATTGTGCTTCCCATTGGCAGCCTATCCATTGGACTTTGCAGGCATCGTGCAATCCTCTTTAAG AAATTGGCAGATTATATAGGCTTGCCGTGTAGGATTGCTAAAGGATGCAAATATTGTGCAGCAGATCATCGTTCTTCTTGCCTTGTTAAAATTGAAGATGACCGACAGTCATCAAG GGAATATGTAGTTGATCTTGTTGGGGAGCCAGGAAATCTCCATGGCCCAGATTCATCTATCAATGGAGGATTCCTTTCTTCCATGCCTTCACCATTTCAAATTTCTCATCTTAAAGAATTCCAGCAACCTTACATGGATAATTCATCTTACTGTCAGATAATAGACTCAAAGAGTTCTAGTTCTCATTATAGGAATCCTCTACATTCTG GTGGCTTTGAGAAATCTCAACAGTTGAAGGACAATGGTTTGCTTGGAAACCAAAAGCCATCAATACATGCAGCAACTGACCGAGATTCTTTTGGAAAGGGGATGCCTTTGGAAACAGCAGCTGGATCAACAATGAATTCTAGACATTGCAGAGATAAAGTTGCCAAAGAACAAACACTTAAAGAAGAAATTGGTGTATCTGGAAGTCCAGTGGTAAAAAGTGAAAAGCAGTTGAAAGTTAACTTACCTAGTCAGTCAGATCTAGAGGAGATAGGGGCTGAACTTGATAATCAAGGCAGGTTCTCCACTGTTTCCATCCCGAGATATCTACATCTTGAACCTTCTCTTGCAATGGACTGGCTTGAGATATCATGGGATGAATTGCGTATTAAGGAGCGTGTTGGTGCTG GCTCATTTGGAACAGTTCATCGTGCTGAGTGGCATGGATCG GATGTTGCTGTCAAAGTCTTGACTGTCCAAGATTTTCATGATGATCAGTTGAAAGAGTTTCTGAGAGAG GTTGCTATAATGAAACGTGTTCGACATCCAAATGTGGTCCTTTTTATGGGTGCTGTTACAAAAAGGCCTCATCTGTCAATTGTGACAGAGTATCTTCCGAG GGGTAGTTTATACCGCCTCATTCATAGGCCTAGTGCTGGAGAAACACTTGATCAGAGGCGGCGATTGCGTATGGCATTGGATGTG GCCAAGGGGATCAACTATCTTCATTGCCTTAATCCTCCCATAGTTCACTGGGATCTCAAGTCACCCAACCTGTTGGTTGATAAGAACTGGACAGTTAAG CCTGAGTGGATGGCTCCAGAATTCCTTCGTGGAGAGCCTTCAAATGAAAAATCTGATGTTTACAGTTTCGGAGTAATCCTATGGGAACTTATTACCATGCAACAACCATGGAATGGACTCAGTCCTGCCCAG GTGGTTGGTGCTGTAGCTTTCCAGAATAGGAAGCTTGCCATTCCTCCGAACACCTCCCCCAAATTGGTTTCCCTCATGGAATCTTGTTGGGCCGA TGATCCCGCTCAACGGCCGTCTTTTGGTAATATAGTAATAGCACTAAAGAAGTTGCTGAAATCTCCATTGTAG
- the LOC108486194 gene encoding serine/threonine-protein kinase CTR1-like isoform X1: MPHRTTYFFPRQFPDRGVETSTKQLLDHEKKVDKETSAVAATTAVSENDRSKSISRAAAQKEFAVEAVKPDYSPLSDLFTDEKLQAKKQQLAAFRDLLFKKKTTTERSRYVKPSITDYHHEDRELLLPPEPAPTPPPPVPETTVVVDDLSVDRNFDGQVSLPRFSSGSSYEGSLFSGTTLDGNLSSEVKDTWTKDSSPAAVPATGEVQEPGSEEKKDSLALKSKESYYLQIMLARRLTSQASLLSEPLLLQEFRGPGATDAETVSYRLWVSGCLSYSDKISDGFYSILGMNPYLWVMCNEFEEGRRLPPLMSLKAIEPNETSMEVVLVDKRGDNRLKELEDKAQELYCASENTLVLVEKLGKLVAIYMGGTFPVEQGDLHNRWKLVSTRLKDFHKCIVLPIGSLSIGLCRHRAILFKKLADYIGLPCRIAKGCKYCAADHRSSCLVKIEDDRQSSREYVVDLVGEPGNLHGPDSSINGGFLSSMPSPFQISHLKEFQQPYMDNSSYCQIIDSKSSSSHYRNPLHSGGFEKSQQLKDNGLLGNQKPSIHAATDRDSFGKGMPLETAAGSTMNSRHCRDKVAKEQTLKEEIGVSGSPVVKSEKQLKVNLPSQSDLEEIGAELDNQGRFSTVSIPRYLHLEPSLAMDWLEISWDELRIKERVGAGSFGTVHRAEWHGSDVAVKVLTVQDFHDDQLKEFLREVAIMKRVRHPNVVLFMGAVTKRPHLSIVTEYLPRGSLYRLIHRPSAGETLDQRRRLRMALDVAKGINYLHCLNPPIVHWDLKSPNLLVDKNWTVKVCDFGLSRFKGGTFISSKSVAGTPEWMAPEFLRGEPSNEKSDVYSFGVILWELITMQQPWNGLSPAQVVGAVAFQNRKLAIPPNTSPKLVSLMESCWADDPAQRPSFGNIVIALKKLLKSPL; this comes from the exons ATGCCTCATCGAACGACTTACTTCTTCCCTAGGCAATTTCCCGATCGTGGGGTCGAAACATCTACGAAACAGCTATTGGATCACGAGAAAAAGGTCGATAAAGAAACATCAGCCGTAGCTGCTACAACAGCGGTTAGTGAAAATGACCGGAGCAAGTCGATCTCAAGGGCGGCTGCTCAGAAAGAGTTTGCGGTGGAAGCTGTTAAGCCTGATTACTCGCCGTTGTCGGATCTTTTCACCGACGAGAAGCTTCAAGCTAAGAAACAACAGCTCGCTGCTTTCCGCGATTTGTTATTCAAGAAAAAAACTACTACTGAGAGATCACGTTACGTGAAACCATCGATTACTGATTATCATCATGAAGATCGCGAGTTGTTGTTACCTCCAGAGCCAGCTCCGACGCCTCCTCCTCCCGTGCCGGAAACCACCGTCGTTGTTGATGACCTTAGTGTTGACCGAAACTTTGACGGCCAGGTATCACTGCCGAGGTTCTCGAGTGGTAGCAGTTATGAAGGGAGCTTGTTTTCTGGGACGACATTGGATGGTAACTTGTCAAGTGAGGTTAAAGATACATGGACTAAGGACTCATCTCCAGCGGCTGTGCCGGCGACAGGGGAAGTACAGGAACCGGGGTCGGAGGAGAAAAAAGATAGCTTAGCTCTCAAGTCAAAGGAGAGTTACTATTTGCAGATTATGCTAGCTAGAAGGCTTACTTCTCAAGCAAGTCTCCTCAGCGAACCCTTGCTTTTACAAGAGTTTCGCGGACCTGGTGCCACCGATGCAGAAACTGTTTCTTATCGTCTATGG GTTAGTGGGTGTTTATCATATAGTGATAAGATTTCAGATGGTTTTTATAGTATTCTTGGAATGAATCCATATCTATGGGTGATGTGTAATGAGTTTGAAGAAGGAAGACGCTTACCACCTTTAATGTCTCTTAAAGCAATTGAACCCAACGAGACATCTATGGAGGTTGTTCTTGTTGATAAACGCGGGGATAACCGTCTCAAAGAACTCGAAGATAAAGCACAAGAGTTATATTGTGCTTCAGAAAATACCTTAGTGTTGGTCGAGAAGCTTGGAAAACTTGTTGCTATATACATGGG GGGAACTTTTCCGGTGGAGCAAGGGGATCTTCACAACCGCTGGAAATTGGTCAGTACGAGATTGAAGGATTTTCATAAGTGTATTGTGCTTCCCATTGGCAGCCTATCCATTGGACTTTGCAGGCATCGTGCAATCCTCTTTAAG AAATTGGCAGATTATATAGGCTTGCCGTGTAGGATTGCTAAAGGATGCAAATATTGTGCAGCAGATCATCGTTCTTCTTGCCTTGTTAAAATTGAAGATGACCGACAGTCATCAAG GGAATATGTAGTTGATCTTGTTGGGGAGCCAGGAAATCTCCATGGCCCAGATTCATCTATCAATGGAGGATTCCTTTCTTCCATGCCTTCACCATTTCAAATTTCTCATCTTAAAGAATTCCAGCAACCTTACATGGATAATTCATCTTACTGTCAGATAATAGACTCAAAGAGTTCTAGTTCTCATTATAGGAATCCTCTACATTCTG GTGGCTTTGAGAAATCTCAACAGTTGAAGGACAATGGTTTGCTTGGAAACCAAAAGCCATCAATACATGCAGCAACTGACCGAGATTCTTTTGGAAAGGGGATGCCTTTGGAAACAGCAGCTGGATCAACAATGAATTCTAGACATTGCAGAGATAAAGTTGCCAAAGAACAAACACTTAAAGAAGAAATTGGTGTATCTGGAAGTCCAGTGGTAAAAAGTGAAAAGCAGTTGAAAGTTAACTTACCTAGTCAGTCAGATCTAGAGGAGATAGGGGCTGAACTTGATAATCAAGGCAGGTTCTCCACTGTTTCCATCCCGAGATATCTACATCTTGAACCTTCTCTTGCAATGGACTGGCTTGAGATATCATGGGATGAATTGCGTATTAAGGAGCGTGTTGGTGCTG GCTCATTTGGAACAGTTCATCGTGCTGAGTGGCATGGATCG GATGTTGCTGTCAAAGTCTTGACTGTCCAAGATTTTCATGATGATCAGTTGAAAGAGTTTCTGAGAGAG GTTGCTATAATGAAACGTGTTCGACATCCAAATGTGGTCCTTTTTATGGGTGCTGTTACAAAAAGGCCTCATCTGTCAATTGTGACAGAGTATCTTCCGAG GGGTAGTTTATACCGCCTCATTCATAGGCCTAGTGCTGGAGAAACACTTGATCAGAGGCGGCGATTGCGTATGGCATTGGATGTG GCCAAGGGGATCAACTATCTTCATTGCCTTAATCCTCCCATAGTTCACTGGGATCTCAAGTCACCCAACCTGTTGGTTGATAAGAACTGGACAGTTAAG GTGTGTGATTTTGGATTGTCTAGATTCAAAGGGGGCACTTTTATATCATCAAAATCTGTGGCGGGAACA CCTGAGTGGATGGCTCCAGAATTCCTTCGTGGAGAGCCTTCAAATGAAAAATCTGATGTTTACAGTTTCGGAGTAATCCTATGGGAACTTATTACCATGCAACAACCATGGAATGGACTCAGTCCTGCCCAG GTGGTTGGTGCTGTAGCTTTCCAGAATAGGAAGCTTGCCATTCCTCCGAACACCTCCCCCAAATTGGTTTCCCTCATGGAATCTTGTTGGGCCGA TGATCCCGCTCAACGGCCGTCTTTTGGTAATATAGTAATAGCACTAAAGAAGTTGCTGAAATCTCCATTGTAG